The following DNA comes from Streptomyces globosus.
CGAGGCCGAGGCCCGGGCGATACAGGATGAACTGCGCGCTGCCGTCGTGCTCGACGAGGTCGGGCCGCCGCCGGGGCGCGGGCTCGTCGCCGGCGTGGACGTCGCCTACGACGACGAGCGGGACCTGGTGGCCGCCGCGGCCGTCGTGCTCGATGCCGCGACGCTGGACGTCGTCGAGGAGCGGACAGCCGTCGGGCGCGTCAGCTTTCCGTACGTGCCCGGGCTGCTCGCCTTCCGGGAGCTGCCGACCGTCCTGGCGGCGCTCGACGCGCTGTCCGCGCCGCCGGACCTCGTCGTCTGCGACGGCTACGGCCTGGCGCACCCCAGGGGCTTCGGGCTGGCCTGCCACCTCGGGGTGGTGACGGGGCTGCCCAGCATGGGCGTGGCGAAGAACCCCTTCACCTTCACCTACGACGAGCCCGGTGCCCGCCGCGGCGACGCGGCCGCGCTGCTCGCGGGTGACGGCCGTGTCGTCGGGAGGGCGCTGCGGACGCAGGACGGGATCAAGCCGGTGTACGTGTCGGTGGGGCACCGGATCTCGCTCGACAACGCCTGCGCCCACGCCCTCGCGCTCAGCCCGCGGTTCCGGATTCCCGAGAGCACCCGCCGGGCGGACTCGCTGTGTCGGCGGGCGCTGCGCGAGGCGTCCTGACGGGCCCGCCGACGGGCGGGGGCCTCAGCGGGCCGAGGCGACGCGGAAGCGGATGCCGGCCTTCTGGAGGCGGTCCAGCAGGGAGTCGCCCATCGCGACGGCCGTGGTGAGCTGTCCGGCACGCTGCGGCAGCGCGTCGAAGGCCAGGCACAGGGCCGACTCGGCCAGCATCTTCGCGGTTTCGCCGTAGCCCGGATCGCCGCCCGAGACCTCGGTGAGGACGCGGCGGCCGCCGCCCTCGCCGACGAAGCGGACGGTGAACCAGCTGCGGGCCCGGCGTTCGGCGTCGGGGCCGCGGCCCGGCTCCCAGAGGTCCATCAGCCACTGCCGGGCGGGCGGCAGCTGCGCCAGCGCGGCGGTCGCTCCGACGGCCGCGGTGCCGCAGAGGGCGAAGGGGAGGTGTTTGACCGAGGCGTAGTGGCGGTAGCGGAAGTCGGGCCCGTAGCGGTCGAGCGCGGCGGCGGACCGCGTCACGATGCGCGGGTCGAGGCTGGGCAGGGGCAGGGCCCAGGTTCCGGTCTCCCGGCTGAACCGGGGTACGCCGACGGGCCCGCGGACGCGGCGTCCGGGCAGCCGGTGCTCGTGGAGGCGGCGTTCGCGGGCGGCTGCGAGGGTCTGCGGGGCGCGGCCCATGGCGGTGAGGGCGGAGGCGAGGGTGCCGCCCGAGAAGAGGGCGTTGGAGCGCATGAAGCCGTCCACGCGGAGCGGGACGTCCCGGGGGAGCTGCGCGACGGTGAAGTACGCGCCGAGGTCGGCGGGGACGGAGTCGAAGCCGCAGGCGTGGACCAGGCGGGCGCCGGTCTCCCGGGCGCGCGCGTCGTGCAGGACGTAGGTGCGGTCGACGAACTCCGGCTCGCCGGTGAGGTCGACGTAGTCGGTGCCGGAGGCGGCGCAGGCGGCGACGATCTCGCCGCCGTACAGGACGTACGGTCCGACGGTCGTGGCGAGGACGCGGGTGGCGGCGGCGAGTTCCCGTACGGCTGCCGGGTCGGAGGCGTCGGCCTGGAGCAGCGGGACGTCCGCGGCGGCGGGGTGGAGGGCGGTCAGGCGGTCGCGGAGCCGTTGCAGCTTGGCGGGGTCGCGGCCGGCGAGGGCCCACCGGCAGCCGGCGGGGGCGTTCGCGGCGAGGTACTCGGCGGTCAGGGCACCGACGAAGCCGGTCGCGCCGAAGAGGACGACATCGTGGGGGCGGTCCGCCTCCTTCGCCGCGGGTCCGGTGGCCTGGTCGGTCCGGTCGGCCCTGCCGGCCTGGTCGGTCCGGTTGGCGTGGTCGTCCCGATCGGCCCGCTTCCGGCCCCCTTCGCCCCGTCCCGCCGTCGGACCGGCCTGTCGAACTTCTTCGTTCATCACGGCTCCTCCCAGCTGTTACCGGTGGCCGAGGCTAGCGTGCGCCGACGGCGGTGCGGGCGGCGCCCCCGCCCGGCCGAAAGCCGTTGCGGGGGCGCCGTGTCCGGGGCCGGCGGCGGTGGCGCCGGCCGGGGTCAGTTGTCCTCGTACAGGCCGAAGATGTCGACGACGAGGTCGATGTCGGCGTCGCTCTGGTTCCAGATGTCGATGATCCCGTACGGGCCCGTGCCCGCCTGGACCAGGTTCGGGACGGTCCTGCCGCGGGTCCAGTTGAGGGTGGAGGAGGTCGGTGTGGGCGGCCACTGCTCGGTGCCGTTGTCGTAGTCGGCCAGCGAGTTCGGGTCCGGTGCGACGGCGAGGTGGCCCGGGCCCTTGGGGTTGGTGACGGTGGTGTTGAGGACGAAGCCCTTGGTGTGCGGGAACCCGTCGGCGAGCGGCATGTACACGTAGCTGCGGCCGCTCAGCGGGCCCCAGGGCCAGGTGGCGCCGTCACGGGTGTCGAGCAGGCGGTCCGGCTTGAGCGGCACGTAGGCGTTGGGGCCGGCGGGGCTGTAGTAGCCGACGATGTCGATGATGACGTCGGTCGGGTTCCAGCCGCCGTTGCGGATGCTGATCTCGCCGGAGGCGCTGACCGGGACGATCACCGCGTTCGCGATGGTCTGCCCGGCGCTGAAGTTGAGGTTCGACACCGCCGGGGCGGTCCCGCTGCCGGGGAAGACGGTGAGGTGGCCGTCGCTCCTGGGGTTGGTGACCGTCACGTTCAGCGCGACGGCGGTGGCGTTGGCCAGGCCCCTGATCGGCTTGGTGAGCGTGCCGTAGCCCTTGATCTGGCCCTGGGGGGCGCCGGTGCCGTTGCGGGTGTCGACGAGGCGCTGCGGGTCCAGCGGGGTGTAGCCGCTGGAGGCGGACTTGGTGAAGTAGCCGGTGACGTCGGCGATGAGGTCGACCCCCTCCCAGCCGCCGTTGTACAGGTTCACGTACCCGTCCCTGCCGACGGGGACGATGACCAGGTTCGGGACGGTCTGCCCGGGGGCGAAGTTGACGTTCGAGGTGGTCGGCTTCTCGCCGCCGTCGGGGTAGGCGGTGATGTGGCCGCCGCTGGTGGTGTTGGTGACGGTGACATTGAGGACGACGGCGGTCACCCCGGCGGGGATGGCGGCGTTGCCGCCGATCCGGAGCCGGGCCTGGCCGTAGGCGGGGACCTTCCCCCGGTAGCCGCCGGTGCCGTTGCGGGTGTCGAGGAGGCGCTGCGGGGTGTGCGGCGTGAAGTGGGAGCCCTGGGTCCAGACGGCGATCTGGTTGACGGCGGATGCCTGCGTGACGTGGTCCGTGACCGTGACGCGGACCGTGTAGCCGCCGGGCTTGCCGTACTGGTGAGGGGTGGTCAGCTTCTGGCCGCCGGCGGACGTCCCCTCGCTGGCGGTGCCGTCGCCCCAGTCGACCGAGACGGAGACGGCGTTGGCCGTGCCGGTGGTGGCGGCGTCGACCTCGATGCCGTGCGCGCTGGTGGTGAAGGCCTGGAGGCCCACGGCTATCTCGTTCTGTGCGGTGTCGCCGGAGGCGGCACCCGCCCGGCCCGCCGCGGGGGCCTGCCGGACCGACCGGTCGGCAGGGCTGGTGAACGCGGCGGCCTCCCGCTGCTGCGGCCTGACCTGGTCGGGCTTGGCGATGCCGTGCGGCTCGGGCCGGCCGGAGGCCGGGCCGGCCGCGTGGGC
Coding sequences within:
- a CDS encoding saccharopine dehydrogenase family protein translates to MNEEVRQAGPTAGRGEGGRKRADRDDHANRTDQAGRADRTDQATGPAAKEADRPHDVVLFGATGFVGALTAEYLAANAPAGCRWALAGRDPAKLQRLRDRLTALHPAAADVPLLQADASDPAAVRELAAATRVLATTVGPYVLYGGEIVAACAASGTDYVDLTGEPEFVDRTYVLHDARARETGARLVHACGFDSVPADLGAYFTVAQLPRDVPLRVDGFMRSNALFSGGTLASALTAMGRAPQTLAAARERRLHEHRLPGRRVRGPVGVPRFSRETGTWALPLPSLDPRIVTRSAAALDRYGPDFRYRHYASVKHLPFALCGTAAVGATAALAQLPPARQWLMDLWEPGRGPDAERRARSWFTVRFVGEGGGRRVLTEVSGGDPGYGETAKMLAESALCLAFDALPQRAGQLTTAVAMGDSLLDRLQKAGIRFRVASAR
- a CDS encoding endonuclease V; this translates as MTMVKTPADEAEARAIQDELRAAVVLDEVGPPPGRGLVAGVDVAYDDERDLVAAAAVVLDAATLDVVEERTAVGRVSFPYVPGLLAFRELPTVLAALDALSAPPDLVVCDGYGLAHPRGFGLACHLGVVTGLPSMGVAKNPFTFTYDEPGARRGDAAALLAGDGRVVGRALRTQDGIKPVYVSVGHRISLDNACAHALALSPRFRIPESTRRADSLCRRALREAS
- a CDS encoding PKD domain-containing protein; its protein translation is MSYRRLAASAAVLAAGVALAPAPAHAAGPASGRPEPHGIAKPDQVRPQQREAAAFTSPADRSVRQAPAAGRAGAASGDTAQNEIAVGLQAFTTSAHGIEVDAATTGTANAVSVSVDWGDGTASEGTSAGGQKLTTPHQYGKPGGYTVRVTVTDHVTQASAVNQIAVWTQGSHFTPHTPQRLLDTRNGTGGYRGKVPAYGQARLRIGGNAAIPAGVTAVVLNVTVTNTTSGGHITAYPDGGEKPTTSNVNFAPGQTVPNLVIVPVGRDGYVNLYNGGWEGVDLIADVTGYFTKSASSGYTPLDPQRLVDTRNGTGAPQGQIKGYGTLTKPIRGLANATAVALNVTVTNPRSDGHLTVFPGSGTAPAVSNLNFSAGQTIANAVIVPVSASGEISIRNGGWNPTDVIIDIVGYYSPAGPNAYVPLKPDRLLDTRDGATWPWGPLSGRSYVYMPLADGFPHTKGFVLNTTVTNPKGPGHLAVAPDPNSLADYDNGTEQWPPTPTSSTLNWTRGRTVPNLVQAGTGPYGIIDIWNQSDADIDLVVDIFGLYEDN